Within Citrus sinensis cultivar Valencia sweet orange chromosome 1, DVS_A1.0, whole genome shotgun sequence, the genomic segment TGGTTGACGGGTATGGTAAAATGGGGGATTTTGAGAATGCGAGAGAGTTATTTGAGAAAATGCCTGAGAGAAATGCTGTATCGTGGAGTGCGATCATGGCGGCTTATTCTAGGATTAGTGATTTCAAAGAggttctttctttatttagacAGATGCAAGAAGTTGGCATGAAGCCTAACGAGTCGGGTCTTGTGAGTGTTCTCACAGCTTGTGCTCATCTGGGCGCGATTACTCAAGGTCTGTGGGTTCACTCGTATGCTAAGCGGTATCATCTTGAAAAAAACGTGATATTGGCCACTGCAGTAGTTGATATGTACTCAAAGTGTGGTCATGTGCATTCAGCTTTGTCAGTGTTTGAGGGCATTTCTAATAAGGATGCTGGAGCATGGAATGCTATGATTTCAGGTGTTGCCATGAATGGAGATGCCAAAAAATCACTTGAACTATTTGATAGAATGGTTAAAAGTGGGACACAACCCACAGAGACAACATTTGTTGCAGTTCTCACGACTTGTACACATGCCAAGATGGTTAGAGATGGTCttaatttgtttgaaaatatGAGTGCTGTCTATGGGGTCGACCCCCAGCTTGAGCATTATGCATGTGTTGTTGACCTCTTGGCTAGAGCAGGTATGGTAGAGGAAGCTGAGAAGTTTATCGAGGAAAAAATGGGGGGACTAGGAGGAGGGGATGCTAACGTGTGGGGGGCATTATTGAGTGCATGTAGGATTTATGGTAAGATCGAAGTTGGAAACAGAGTGTGGAGAAAACTTGCTGAAATGGGAATAACTGATTTTGGTACTCATGTGCTTTCGTATAATATCTATAAGGAAGCTGGCTGGGATATGGAGGCTAATAAAGTTAGAAAATTGATCTCGGAGACTGGAATGAAGAAAAAACCTGGTTGCAGTGTGATAGAGGTGAATGGTGTAGTTGAAGAGTTCCTAGCAGGTGATAATCGTCACGCTCAGGCAGGAGAAATATACAGGGTGATTCACTCTTTTCTTAAAATGTCAAATTTGGTGTAAGTTTTGTGAAATATgcctcttttttctttatcgGAGTTTTCATGCAGAATTGTTTCTTCCTtggagaaataatttttatgaaattataatgcAGTAAGCTACCCATTTTTTTATGTGCTGTTGCATTCTTTTAAAGTCatagcttttatttttttgtaaagaaaataatgcaatgGAAAAATTGCTGCTTCATACTTAATGTTAGAGAGGTATTCTTTTGTATACTTGCTCTTTTCTACTCTCTTCGAATTCCTTGCTTACTCTGGTGCAGTTTGATTATCTGGAGagtaaaaattagaaagaagagcGTTGCTTTCATGGGAATAATGGGATAATCAGCGAGGTTTCCGCTCCATTTCTTTTGACTAAAATATGAATCGTAATGATGTACACCGCACTATCAATGATAGAACAACGGAGCTGCTACCTTACAACTTACAATTAACGTAAGCTACAATCCTCTCTATTGGTTGTGGGCTCAAGAGAGACCCACAGCTCAATTTGTGAGGGGATATACCAGTAAGGTAGAGAAATCCTAAAATATATAGCTTGCATGTTAATTCCACAGGCATTCTGCAGCTTGTGTGGGTCCAtgggaattaaaaaaatcaggaAAATGCTACTTGTCCCGAGTCAAACCTCGGGTCAAACTCCGAATTTAAAACGGCCTCGTTTTACTAAGCAAAAAAACGCACTATTTGATGCCAAAATTGTTTTCCCTTTCCTTCGTTGATTGAGGTCAACTCCAGCCATTATTGTCCTGAAATCAAGCCTTCGCGCATACCCAACTACCCCACTGCCACCACCGACAGCCACCACCGTTTCATTTGTACACCGGAGATAATCGCCCACAACTCTAGTTCCgattgtgtttgtgtttgtttgaaatttggtCAAAAATTTTACACCATATCCATCAACACAAAGCTAATCAATCACCACcgaatgaggaaaaaaaacatGATATCTTGGTTGATGTGTAATCTGtagagatttttaaattttttggctCTTTATCATTATCCGTGAATTTTGTGACCTGGGTTTGTGGCAGTGATTGAAGGGTTTTAATTTCAGattaaacatatatgtttcgtTTTGTATGTTGAAGCTCATCTTTTTAAGGGGATAATATCTTTGACCAAGGTATAATATGTAATTGCTTAAAAGTAGATGAGTTGTGAAATCCATTTGTTACCTCATAAGATGAAGAAATACAGGAAGATGAGGATCCTATACTGGAAGTTGTAATTGAAGTAGTTCAAGAATGGAAAAAAGACAGCATTCCAAGTGAAGTCTATAATGATGAAATTATGGCTGTGGAAGTACTCAAggatgaaaattcaaagatGAGAAAGTATATTGCTAGAATACCAGTTAAGGGACAGCTGGGAAGCAAGGAaaccaaaaatgaaaagtgaTAGAGAAACAGCAGATGAAAGAGACAGgcaaaggaaaaggaaaagaattgtTACTGTCGAAACGGCGTCGTTTTACTAATTTTTCGGGGCTTGACCCGGGGTTTGATCTGGGATAAATAGCAGAACTCAAAAAATCATCTTAGACAAGAAGTTGAGGCCCGATGCATCAAACGAATTAATGAAGCATCATCACACGAAATTCCTTCATTATGAGACTGAACAACACATATAACTAAGCATCAgctaaccttttttttttcattcttttgaaATCCTATGCATTAACATTTACCTACAAAATATGGTATAGAAGGTTGAAAAGGTAAAGGTATAACATATACTCTTGCGTGGGAAGTGTTTTCCCTTCCAGTCTTCCGCTTTAGTTCCTAAAAGGCTGTTATCCGTCCCATTACCAGTCTGTCTCAATAACTGACACAACATTTGAAGTGTTAATTTTCTCATCAAACGCTATGTGAAAGAAGGTTGACTTCAACAAAGTTGTTCTACTGCACTTCAAACTTCAGGGGTCAAATGCAGTGCTTTGCATGAAAATCTTCAGCTGATATTAAACCAGTGATAAGGCGTTTAATCCTTTCAGCACCCGCACCAGGCTTCAGCTCACTGGTGTTTGCCACTGCATGATTTGGAGCAGTTaagtttgaatttcttttgttgttgaaCCATCCACCGGGCACAAATCCATCAGCAATGCGGCCTAGCAGCTCAGAGTCAATCTTATCAAGAACTGGTTCATTTCTACCAAATTTCCTGGCAAAGGGGGCATTGCTGTCGACCATCCTCTGGTAGTCATCAACATTGAGGAAATGTGGGTGTTGTTTTGGAGGATTGTCCCAAGATATGAAATGAAGATCGTGATTTACGGTAGTATTGCGGAACTCCTCAGCATTGCAGATAACAGTATGAAAATATCCTTCCGGTGAAGATAAAAAGTTGGCATAATACATGAGTACTATCCTCGGGAGATTGTCCCATCCCCATAAACAAAATTCTATGAAAGGGCGAGAGAGCATCATCCAAGCAGAGCCTGAAGAAATCAGCAAATGAAATTGATTGGTCAATAAAAACTAAGTATGGTAAGATCATGTATCCAAACACCAGAACCTACAATTCTTCTGATAAAGTGAGGAAAATATACACGAATTAAAGGCATACTTAATTAGATAGTTGGTCAAATATATTGCTGTTTTGTTAATCTTTTAGTCAAATACAAACCCAATCAGGACGGGTCAATGAAAACTTGGGACCCTAAACAGCCTTGAAAGCAAACACAATACTTTTTATATGTTCTATAGGCATGAGAAACGCAGCATGGTAAAACATAGGAAAATTGCTTCAGGAAGGCAGCAGGCTAATATCTCCACAGAATCAAGAAAAACTatgaactaaaattttttcagAGGCATGTACTCCATTTCCTAAAATGAGAAGCAGAAGAAACAAAAGTACTCACCAGTAAATAGCTTATATGCAGTTGGAACATTCCTTTTCTCTGGCACCCAAAACACATCAGATTTTTGCACAGTATAAAGCCCCGGATCAATTATAACAGGCTTGGCTCTCTGGTACCTGCAGAATTTCAGAGGAAAACCTTTCTTAAGCGGCTTACGCATGTTATTGCAGATGTCTCTTTCAATTTCCATGTCCTattaattacaaagaaaaatcaacaGAAAAGGATGAAACACATACTCCTTCCAACCAATGTCACTGGTATGCTCAATAAAATTAAGGTTTCTTGGAATAGTTGACAACACATGGAGTAAATCTGTTgcacaaagaaaaaaaaacaacaattagAGACATCTGAAAGTCACTTGGAGCATAAACAGTCAACCAATGCTTCTGTCCCAAAATACATTGGCCTAATTTATGCCAACGATTGAATACACAGCcggtaacataaaatataCTCTTGTTTTATACTCAGAATCCAAATCAACAAATCAAACCCATTAGTGATGCGATTATATTCAAAAATCCAAAACATTGCTGATTAAATCAGAGGGCTTAGATTAGTTTAAAGCTCGAATCGGCCAAGCCCCTAGCCAAAATTAGCAACAATCAAGTGGGTAATAAATAACTGATAAGCTGCTAAAACTATAAATGGTGTATTTAATGAGACCAAAAAGCTAAGAttccaaaactcaaaataaaatcaaatacaaattaacTCACATCCCCATTTATCCATTGACTTACCATCTTGAGTGACCAAAGGATAATCAGAAGCACTTAAGTTAATAAACCAATCCCAATCGCCGCCTTCCTTAAACAAAATAGCCGCAGCATGAAGCGTGTTAGTAACCATAGTAGGCCCCCTATAAGTAACCAAATTAGCCTTCGAAACCATCCTCACATTACCCACATTCACAAACAGAGGCTCACTCTCGACAAACCTCGCAAGCTCCAATCTCTCCTCAACAGGCGCCTCTAAATCCAAATGAACCGCGTACTGATTCCTCGGATGATACAATGCCTTTAACGTCCTCTTCAAGCTCTCCCCGTCTCCCGTTGAACCCGAAATCAAGTAAGCCAGCCTTGGAATCTTCTCAGATGACGTGGACACCACTTGCAGCTGTTGTTCGACGAATCTGGGACGTGGGGTTTGAACGTAAGCCCTGTTGTAGAATTTTGTGGAGGTTGAAGACATTGAAACGCTTATGATGATGAGAATAGTTGAAAGCAAGAGTGAAAACACAAGTGAAAAGAACCATTTTTGCTTCTTCTGCTGTGGCTGCTGCTTGTTGTTGTTAATGTtgtccattttttctttttccagtGAACCGACGGAGGGCGAGGATCAAAACGACATTTTCATTAAAGGAAAATGGGAATCAGAGTGCTTTTTAgttttgatgatgatggtggtggtgtGTGGGTGTCATTGGAGTCCAAGAAAGTGGAAACCATTTATGATTCTATGACTCTGCGGAGATAAAGATCAAAGCATAAAGAGGCTTTCGtttaaaaacattaataacaTGAGCTGGCAGGTAGTGATTGGCCCCAGAGGAATTGATTGGGTGGCACTGTGGGTAATTTCAtaacatacacacacacacacacacgcataTATGGgtgtatgtattttttttttctttttttccagcTAAAAGCTGCTTGGAAATGACGATGGGTGAGAGAACTGAGAATtgtatttgacaaaaattacAGTTTGGACTTGTACCTGACTTAGAATTCaacgaaaacaaaaagataatattaaatagagaaattattattttattattaaaattttactgaCATATTATGTCAGGATTAAAATTTAtcgaaaaatatattttactactaaaattttatgccgttatcaattcattatcattaagaaaagttaatatttaacagaaattgagttaaaagtcaattttacCTCTAAGagtttggtagtaaaataataatttccttaaaaattcggtagtaaaatgataattttcttaaaaatttagtaataaaatgataatttatatattaaattaatagataattttactcttacagttgaaaatatttttgatatcCTTATGACATCAGTAAATTTTTAACGTTATTAACGAAatggtaataaattaataacgacgtaaaactttaataataaaatatattttttgataaatcttGATACtgatataatatattagtaaaattttgatagtaaaatgataatatcccatgtttaaataattagagttaacaattatctaattacgtgataaaaatcttatattaacaaaatcaaaagcatTAGATTTGGAGAATGACGCGAAGCgcgtatttaatttttttttttcaaaaaagtttaaattaataattaattggtagACAAGAAACTAATGTGTGAATTGTACACTCGTACCCCACGATCACGGGATTAATCAGAGAAAAAGTGGCCACTAGAGAAGAAGGGAGTGTTGCGAGCGTGACAGACAGTTTATACCTGTGGCTGGTCATGGTTATTGGGTAGGTGAGGCGCACTCTCTCTGTGATTGGGAGGTGCGGTGCTGCGAATGGtgtgattaataaattttttgattttgtaaaacgCGTACAAACTTCGAATAAATAGATTTTGGAAGAGATGGAGGATCTTAAcgtaatttacattaattattgtgatgaAGAGATCCCCTCAAAAATATTTGCACAAAGACGAGAGCAGGCTTCATCTAGTCAACTTTTTAAGTCAAGTCAACTCAACACTATGCGTATGGTCCTGGTTATCATCCGTGGGCCCATACGAGAGCCGCCCCTGCGCCCTGGCTAGTGGCCACCATTTTTCTGAGCTCggataaatgataaattgattatatgtttgcataaattatttatccaaaatgcatattaacatttcatatttatcctgatatacattataaaaatttaaaaattatccttattaattggaggattaaattattaatttcaaaaattattatttctaatcGTAGGTGTAATATTCTAAAGACACTTAACCATGCCACGtgtctttcctttcaaataaaagaagttaCTCTAGAAAAATAACACCTAAGTTATTCTGGGAAATAACAACTAAGAAAAAGTTCCTCCATAGCTCATAAAGATGGCAAGAGGGGGGGATTAATTCCACAATCCATTAGTTTAGGAAAATCACACCCAAAGTTCGTAACGATAGGGAAATATGCACGTGTTCTATGATCAAATTCACATCCACGTGTATAAAAATGACAGATGACACATGTCATTAGGTTGAGGGTTCAAAGAAAAACTTTAAACCCATATCACTCAccatctataaatagagatctatttataagataaaggGGTCTTTGGCTTCCAAAAAGCATTGTTCattcaagagagagaaaacTATGTCTCTTTAACCTTGATCAAATACTAACTTGGGTGTCGAAGTAACTTTTTCAAGTACTCACCTCGTCGGATTCAAGGTTAACAGTCGTGATAAGTTCTCCATAAACTATAAATATGTGTGAAGGTAAAAATCCAACACCTTTAATTGGCGTCGCCTGTGGGGAAGAAAGTTgctgaaaatttttttctctcactaAAACTCACACAATCATTACTTTCCCATCATCTTTTTAGATTATATTTAGTTGTGtatatttgtaaaaagaaGTAAATACTCACATATGATCATTAAAAATGAGTTCATGTGTGAGACCTAAATTTCAAA encodes:
- the LOC107177506 gene encoding pentatricopeptide repeat-containing protein At5g66520-like, which produces MGFEPNNYTFPPLIKACVILGPLENFGMFVHAHVVKFGFGEDPFVVSSLLEFYSLVHKMGTARALFDKSPDRDVVTWTTMVDGYGKMGDFENARELFEKMPERNAVSWSAIMAAYSRISDFKEVLSLFRQMQEVGMKPNESGLVSVLTACAHLGAITQGLWVHSYAKRYHLEKNVILATAVVDMYSKCGHVHSALSVFEGISNKDAGAWNAMISGVAMNGDAKKSLELFDRMVKSGTQPTETTFVAVLTTCTHAKMVRDGLNLFENMSAVYGVDPQLEHYACVVDLLARAGMVEEAEKFIEEKMGGLGGGDANVWGALLSACRIYGKIEVGNRVWRKLAEMGITDFGTHVLSYNIYKEAGWDMEANKVRKLISETGMKKKPGCSVIEVNGVVEEFLAGDNRHAQAGEIYREDEDPILEVVIEVVQEWKKDSIPSEVYNDEIMAVEVLKDENSKMRKYIARIPVKGQLGSKETKNEK
- the LOC102625905 gene encoding beta-glucuronosyltransferase GlcAT14B, with the protein product MDNINNNKQQPQQKKQKWFFSLVFSLLLSTILIIISVSMSSTSTKFYNRAYVQTPRPRFVEQQLQVVSTSSEKIPRLAYLISGSTGDGESLKRTLKALYHPRNQYAVHLDLEAPVEERLELARFVESEPLFVNVGNVRMVSKANLVTYRGPTMVTNTLHAAAILFKEGGDWDWFINLSASDYPLVTQDDLLHVLSTIPRNLNFIEHTSDIGWKEYQRAKPVIIDPGLYTVQKSDVFWVPEKRNVPTAYKLFTGSAWMMLSRPFIEFCLWGWDNLPRIVLMYYANFLSSPEGYFHTVICNAEEFRNTTVNHDLHFISWDNPPKQHPHFLNVDDYQRMVDSNAPFARKFGRNEPVLDKIDSELLGRIADGFVPGGWFNNKRNSNLTAPNHAVANTSELKPGAGAERIKRLITGLISAEDFHAKHCI